One Pleurocapsa sp. PCC 7327 DNA segment encodes these proteins:
- a CDS encoding MEKHLA domain-containing protein: MTNSKDVWQQPEIISWSQILLNSYEKLLKKPLMERKGDRLEQAKALFLAPFVVVSHGTESDPILNYGNQMALTLWETSWQDFIATPSRLTAEPIDREERERMLALAAQQGFINDYRGIRISKTGRRFLIGGAIVWNLTDFQNRVLGQAATFSQWSFLE, encoded by the coding sequence ATGACTAATTCTAAAGACGTTTGGCAGCAACCTGAGATTATTTCTTGGAGTCAAATTCTGTTGAACAGCTATGAGAAACTGCTAAAGAAGCCATTAATGGAAAGAAAAGGCGATCGCCTAGAACAAGCCAAGGCACTTTTTTTGGCTCCTTTTGTTGTCGTCTCCCACGGAACGGAGAGCGATCCCATTCTCAACTACGGCAATCAAATGGCGCTAACGTTATGGGAAACGAGCTGGCAAGACTTCATTGCTACTCCCTCGCGGCTGACCGCAGAACCCATCGATCGAGAGGAGAGAGAACGAATGCTTGCTCTGGCAGCCCAACAAGGATTTATCAATGATTATCGCGGGATCCGGATTTCTAAGACGGGACGGCGTTTTTTAATCGGAGGCGCGATCGTTTGGAACTTGACAGATTTTCAAAATCGTGTATTAGGTCAAGCGGCTACCTTTTCTCAATGGTCTTTTTTAGAGTAA
- a CDS encoding ABC transporter ATP-binding protein, whose amino-acid sequence MDDEILIKVENVSKKYCRDLKRSLWYGLQDIASEVLAGRRHNAELRPDEFWSVDNVSFELRRGECLGLIGPNGAGKSTLLKMLNGLLKPDRGRIELRGRVGALIELSAGFNPILTGRENIYSRGAILGFTKAEIDRKLDAIIEFSELKEFIDTPVINYSSGMRVRLGFAVAAQMEPDVLLLDEVLAVGDVGFRAKCFNAIYKMIKNAAVILVTHTMPQVSRVCSDIMVMNRGKCEFQGKNVPKGIDLFYTFFEGEESSFSGSGRAVIHQIELESNGKKDIESINYLDELSIYIDTTIDTTVKSPTIAVAIMSQELQHVAQCISSFSGVEIANTGERMRVVLNLGKLNFNPGIYSIAITINSENLGEVLCRYDNIKKFRVVGKQYGYAPVLIEGEWRVFNGVKYQEI is encoded by the coding sequence ATGGATGACGAGATATTAATTAAAGTAGAAAACGTCTCAAAAAAATACTGTCGCGATTTAAAACGCTCCTTATGGTATGGACTTCAAGATATTGCATCCGAAGTCCTGGCGGGACGCAGACACAACGCCGAACTACGTCCAGATGAGTTTTGGTCGGTCGATAATGTTTCCTTTGAGTTGCGCCGAGGCGAATGTCTGGGACTAATCGGGCCCAACGGAGCTGGAAAAAGTACCCTATTAAAAATGCTTAATGGCTTGCTCAAGCCGGATAGAGGAAGAATCGAGCTACGGGGACGAGTAGGCGCGTTAATCGAACTATCGGCTGGATTTAACCCAATTCTCACAGGACGGGAAAATATCTACAGCAGAGGAGCGATTTTAGGTTTTACCAAAGCAGAAATCGATCGCAAACTGGATGCGATTATAGAATTTTCCGAATTAAAGGAATTTATAGACACTCCCGTAATTAATTATAGTTCTGGAATGAGAGTGCGGCTAGGGTTTGCCGTAGCGGCGCAGATGGAGCCAGATGTCTTGCTTCTCGATGAGGTTCTCGCCGTTGGTGACGTTGGATTTCGGGCTAAATGTTTTAATGCTATTTATAAAATGATTAAAAATGCAGCCGTGATTTTAGTAACCCACACGATGCCACAGGTATCGAGAGTTTGTTCCGACATTATGGTAATGAATCGCGGTAAGTGCGAATTTCAAGGCAAGAATGTACCTAAAGGAATCGATCTTTTTTATACTTTTTTTGAAGGTGAAGAAAGTAGTTTTTCAGGAAGCGGTCGGGCAGTTATTCATCAAATCGAACTTGAAAGTAATGGCAAAAAAGATATTGAGTCGATTAATTATTTAGATGAGCTTTCAATTTATATCGATACCACAATAGATACAACTGTTAAGTCTCCTACGATAGCTGTTGCCATTATGAGTCAGGAACTACAGCACGTGGCTCAATGTATTTCGTCATTTAGTGGAGTGGAAATAGCTAACACGGGAGAAAGAATGAGAGTGGTGCTAAATTTAGGTAAGCTTAATTTCAATCCAGGAATTTATTCAATAGCTATCACTATTAATTCTGAAAATCTAGGAGAAGTGCTGTGCAGATATGACAATATCAAAAAGTTTAGAGTGGTTGGCAAACAATATGGATATGCCCCCGTACTAATAGAAGGTGAATGGAGGGTTTTCAATGGGGTTAAATATCAAGAAATTTAA
- a CDS encoding WD40 repeat domain-containing protein: MLLKQHHWLEIAEYLAVAMTLIGLSVAIATGNLFFLAICLSIALVLNLINRLRFQHLSRKRLSGTIKQLQQQLFEEIQAIAERERNATRTTSTTPTNAGSLTAFQESLLGLERAIDSIACYLNSHTLPERIEQLEKSYEQLRQQIPSLANEQPTASPPSPSFSLVLPRFSSPPTTYLSNWTCIHTLNAHAEAVVSLAIGSDGRFLASASWDRTIKLWELATGRSLAPTVGHSQAILAVIFIENEDEDRVGHYQLATGSFDRAIKIWSLVPEEEGKINLRLERTLTDHSGSIHALAVAAKRRILISGSYDQTVKQWDLTTGKMLKSSYDDSGAIYAIAVNESAQIIASGGGDGRVTLWQLETGEELCWLTGNISSVESLSISPDGRVLAAGCIDGQIKLWQLEPGLSGSQQLPQPPLPIRILHAHVGQVKSLAFSPDGLTLFSSGADGTIKTWHPNSMEAVDAIAISDDSTSRLTPVCSLAISADGQFLAAGSADGKIKVWQRN; this comes from the coding sequence ATGCTACTGAAGCAACATCACTGGCTAGAAATTGCCGAATATCTAGCAGTTGCTATGACTTTAATCGGTTTATCGGTCGCGATCGCAACGGGAAACCTATTTTTTCTGGCGATCTGTCTCTCGATTGCGCTGGTGTTAAATCTCATCAATCGTCTGCGCTTTCAACACCTAAGCCGCAAACGCCTCTCAGGAACGATCAAGCAACTCCAGCAACAGCTATTCGAGGAAATACAAGCCATAGCCGAACGAGAAAGAAACGCGACTCGCACCACTTCCACAACCCCAACAAACGCCGGTAGTTTGACCGCGTTTCAAGAAAGCTTGCTCGGTTTAGAGCGAGCGATCGATAGCATCGCCTGCTACCTCAACAGCCATACCTTACCTGAGCGGATCGAGCAACTAGAAAAATCCTACGAGCAACTAAGACAACAAATCCCCTCTCTGGCTAACGAGCAACCAACAGCTTCTCCACCCTCGCCTTCCTTTTCCCTCGTCCTCCCTCGGTTTTCATCCCCACCCACAACTTACCTATCAAACTGGACTTGCATCCATACCCTAAACGCTCATGCAGAAGCGGTCGTCTCCCTCGCGATCGGTTCTGATGGTCGGTTTCTTGCTAGCGCTAGCTGGGATCGAACGATTAAATTGTGGGAGCTTGCTACGGGACGCTCGCTTGCTCCGACTGTCGGGCATTCTCAAGCCATACTTGCCGTTATCTTTATCGAAAACGAAGATGAAGATCGAGTCGGGCACTATCAATTAGCAACGGGTAGTTTTGATCGCGCGATCAAAATCTGGTCGCTTGTGCCAGAAGAGGAAGGCAAGATTAATCTTCGCTTAGAGCGAACCTTGACCGACCATTCGGGGTCGATTCACGCGCTTGCCGTAGCTGCCAAACGCCGAATTCTCATCAGTGGTAGCTATGACCAAACTGTCAAGCAATGGGATCTCACAACCGGAAAAATGCTCAAAAGTTCCTACGATGATTCCGGGGCAATTTATGCCATCGCAGTTAACGAATCGGCTCAAATAATTGCCAGTGGAGGGGGTGACGGTCGGGTTACCCTCTGGCAACTGGAAACTGGTGAAGAATTGTGCTGGCTGACTGGAAATATCTCTTCTGTAGAATCTTTATCCATCAGCCCGGACGGACGAGTGCTAGCAGCTGGATGCATTGACGGTCAGATTAAACTATGGCAGCTAGAACCCGGCTTGTCGGGGTCTCAGCAACTGCCGCAACCTCCCCTGCCGATTCGGATTCTCCATGCCCACGTCGGACAAGTCAAATCTCTCGCCTTCAGTCCCGACGGACTGACCCTATTTAGTAGCGGTGCGGATGGAACGATCAAAACCTGGCATCCCAATAGTATGGAAGCTGTAGACGCGATCGCGATCTCCGACGATTCGACTTCTCGCCTCACCCCCGTTTGTTCCCTTGCCATTAGTGCTGACGGTCAGTTCTTAGCAGCCGGTAGCGCAGACGGTAAAATTAAGGTCTGGCAGCGAAATTGA
- a CDS encoding methyltransferase domain-containing protein: MGLNIKKFKLYFDQKLKNLAADLSHSFNPKKLLVSHRLTSQLYQRDRLKKILASGKPLKIHLGCGDDYFPGYVNIDAYPESKADLIMDSKNLTLFPDNCAEIIESYHFFEHLQLHEARESLKEWFRILQPGGTVVIELPNLAVCAQEIGKHFNPKDGVDLAMAGIFSYPALVAEQGYGMIHKWGWTPETLGAELSAVGFVEVQQHPIKQTWRLGTSWNRDMQMRGVKPQ, encoded by the coding sequence ATGGGGTTAAATATCAAGAAATTTAAACTCTATTTTGACCAAAAACTTAAGAATTTGGCTGCCGATCTAAGTCATTCTTTCAACCCCAAAAAATTATTGGTTAGCCATCGATTGACCTCTCAATTGTATCAGCGCGATCGCTTAAAGAAAATCCTAGCTTCTGGAAAACCACTTAAAATTCATCTCGGTTGCGGAGACGATTACTTTCCAGGATACGTCAATATCGATGCTTATCCCGAATCAAAAGCCGATTTAATTATGGACTCAAAAAATTTAACTTTATTTCCAGACAATTGCGCAGAAATTATTGAGTCTTACCATTTTTTTGAACATCTTCAGCTTCACGAAGCGAGAGAGTCTCTAAAAGAATGGTTTCGCATTCTTCAACCTGGCGGTACGGTCGTTATAGAATTGCCAAACCTAGCAGTATGCGCTCAAGAAATTGGCAAGCATTTCAATCCCAAGGATGGTGTTGATTTAGCTATGGCAGGAATTTTTTCCTACCCTGCTTTAGTCGCAGAGCAAGGATACGGCATGATACATAAGTGGGGCTGGACTCCTGAAACCTTGGGAGCAGAATTATCGGCTGTTGGTTTTGTCGAGGTTCAGCAGCATCCTATCAAGCAGACGTGGAGACTCGGTACCTCATGGAACAGAGATATGCAAATGAGAGGAGTAAAGCCGCAGTGA
- a CDS encoding ABC transporter permease → MQQSKQLYAKGDKVLKPVQQSRKDLPVIVYAPESRLRSPGKLFKEMWYDLLVSRDLAWQLLIRDISAQYRQSVLGILWAFIPPLITALGLSLLQNNRIVNLGKTDIPYPLYVLFSMTLWQMFTDSMNNSMGAVKAAKSMLSQIRVPAEAFVVAKLGQTFFNFSVQLILVVILFIVYQLQGQLQVSWSVILAPVALIHLVMFGTAIGLILGPLSSLYSDVNKAMTFITRIWFFVTPVIFALPRGGHWATLVKLNPVTPLLVTTRELATTGNISYPIGFWVASAIAIISFCLGWTFYRLAMPFIVERAAMS, encoded by the coding sequence ATGCAACAGTCAAAACAGCTATATGCTAAGGGAGATAAAGTATTGAAACCCGTGCAACAATCAAGAAAAGACTTGCCCGTCATCGTTTACGCTCCTGAAAGTCGTCTGAGAAGTCCCGGCAAATTGTTTAAAGAAATGTGGTACGACCTGTTAGTTTCGCGGGACTTAGCATGGCAGTTGTTAATTCGAGATATTAGCGCCCAATATCGCCAGTCAGTTTTAGGTATTCTCTGGGCATTTATCCCGCCGCTTATAACGGCACTAGGACTATCTCTACTTCAAAATAACCGAATTGTTAACTTGGGAAAAACAGACATTCCCTATCCGCTATACGTGCTCTTTAGCATGACTTTATGGCAAATGTTTACCGACTCTATGAACAATTCTATGGGAGCTGTCAAAGCGGCAAAATCGATGCTATCCCAAATTAGAGTACCAGCAGAAGCATTTGTTGTGGCTAAATTAGGGCAGACATTCTTTAACTTTAGCGTTCAGTTAATATTAGTCGTTATTTTATTTATCGTCTATCAGCTCCAAGGTCAGCTTCAAGTGAGTTGGAGCGTTATTTTGGCACCTGTCGCTTTGATTCATTTGGTTATGTTCGGAACGGCAATTGGCTTGATTTTAGGACCGCTCTCGTCTCTGTATTCAGATGTTAACAAAGCGATGACGTTTATCACTCGGATTTGGTTTTTTGTAACCCCAGTCATTTTTGCCCTTCCTCGTGGGGGACATTGGGCAACTTTGGTAAAATTGAACCCCGTTACGCCTTTATTGGTCACAACCAGAGAATTAGCTACGACAGGTAATATTTCCTATCCGATCGGATTCTGGGTAGCCAGCGCGATCGCGATTATTAGTTTTTGCCTGGGATGGACGTTTTATCGTTTGGCAATGCCGTTTATTGTTGAAAGGGCAGCCATGTCTTAA